One region of Aeromicrobium sp. Sec7.5 genomic DNA includes:
- a CDS encoding alpha/beta hydrolase fold domain-containing protein: MSLSMSLARAVLARRPKTLTSVESAQKRVAEREGPAEVSRRLRSTCDVTTETVGGFPVITLTPRAKGTGTELVYLHGGAYVAAIIPAHWAFLGKIVARTGATVTVPLYGLAPEHTVDDAFAFVPPVLEAVRQRAAGRPVYLGGDSAGGGLSVSLALHGQQVDGLVLIAPWLDPSASNPVAPGLVEVDPMLDIPGAAWAGRQWAGAREATDPRVSPIFADPAGLPRTLVLQGGHDVLLADSLKFCERALDTGVDLTFHVEPSGFHVYPAATFTPEGRRAVRLIADFMRR; encoded by the coding sequence ATGTCGCTCAGCATGTCCCTCGCCCGTGCCGTGCTCGCGCGCCGGCCCAAGACCCTCACCTCCGTCGAGTCCGCGCAGAAGCGCGTGGCCGAGCGTGAGGGCCCGGCCGAGGTCTCACGCCGGCTCCGCAGCACCTGCGACGTGACGACCGAGACGGTGGGCGGGTTCCCGGTCATCACGCTGACGCCCCGCGCGAAGGGCACGGGGACCGAGCTCGTGTACCTGCACGGCGGTGCCTACGTGGCGGCGATCATCCCGGCGCACTGGGCGTTCCTCGGCAAGATCGTCGCGCGGACCGGTGCCACCGTCACGGTGCCGCTCTACGGCCTGGCACCCGAGCACACGGTCGACGACGCGTTCGCGTTCGTGCCGCCCGTGCTCGAGGCGGTGCGTCAGCGTGCCGCGGGTCGGCCCGTGTACCTCGGCGGCGACTCCGCCGGCGGCGGGCTCTCGGTGAGCCTGGCGCTGCACGGCCAGCAGGTCGACGGTCTGGTGCTGATCGCCCCGTGGCTCGATCCCTCGGCCTCCAACCCGGTGGCCCCCGGTCTGGTCGAGGTCGATCCGATGCTCGACATCCCCGGGGCCGCGTGGGCCGGACGACAGTGGGCCGGCGCGCGCGAGGCCACCGACCCACGGGTGAGCCCGATCTTCGCCGACCCAGCCGGCCTCCCGCGCACCCTCGTGCTCCAGGGTGGGCACGACGTGCTGCTGGCCGACTCGCTGAAGTTCTGCGAGCGCGCCCTCGACACGGGCGTCGACCTGACGTTTCACGTCGAGCCCAGCGGTTTCCACGTGTACCCCGCGGCGACCTTCACTCCAGAAGGCCGCCGGGCCGTCCGCCTGATCGCGGACTTCATGCGTCGCTGA
- a CDS encoding MSMEG_4193 family putative phosphomutase, with protein MATLILVRHGRTTANASGVLAGRTPGVLLDETGEEQAARTGERLAVVPLAAIVLSPLERCRQTTEEIRRRQASPPEVTVEEAISECDYGDWQGRSLVDLAGEDMWETVQRHPSAAAFPGGESIHAMQSRSVAAVRAHDAAVEAAHGTGAVWAAVSHGDIIKAVVADAYGMHLDLFQRVQADPASVTIIRYGRSRPHVISVNTHAGDLAWLAPTPGADGPEEDAAIGGGAGPAATPGGRS; from the coding sequence ATGGCCACCCTGATCCTCGTCCGCCACGGCCGGACGACCGCCAACGCGTCAGGCGTCCTCGCCGGTCGCACCCCGGGCGTCCTGCTCGACGAGACCGGCGAGGAGCAGGCCGCCCGAACGGGCGAACGGCTCGCCGTCGTGCCGCTCGCGGCGATCGTCTTGAGCCCGCTCGAGCGCTGCCGCCAGACGACCGAGGAGATCCGCCGCCGCCAGGCCTCGCCCCCCGAGGTCACGGTCGAGGAGGCCATCTCCGAGTGCGACTACGGCGACTGGCAGGGCCGGTCGCTGGTCGACCTGGCCGGCGAGGACATGTGGGAGACCGTGCAGCGCCATCCGTCCGCCGCGGCGTTCCCCGGTGGGGAGTCGATCCACGCGATGCAGTCACGCTCGGTCGCGGCGGTCCGTGCCCACGACGCCGCCGTCGAGGCCGCGCACGGCACCGGCGCGGTGTGGGCCGCGGTGAGCCACGGCGACATCATCAAGGCCGTCGTCGCCGACGCCTACGGTATGCACCTCGACCTGTTCCAGCGGGTCCAGGCCGACCCCGCCTCGGTCACGATCATCCGGTACGGACGATCGCGCCCCCACGTGATCAGCGTCAACACCCACGCGGGTGACCTCGCCTGGCTGGCCCCGACTCCCGGGGCGGACGGGCCCGAGGAGGACGCCGCGATCGGCGGCGGGGCCGGGCCTGCGGCGACTCCAGGGGGACGCTCCTAG
- a CDS encoding DUF3090 domain-containing protein, with the protein MSPTVHAFDWPDRFVVGTVGEPGQRTFFLQVKTGLDVLSVSLEKQQAAALADRIDEVLDTLKAEEGNPFSVPDGTPVELDDLDPLDEPVDELFRAGTMSLGWDPATSQIVIEAFAIAEIELEDLASQLDAEVVELDLEPDELLRVKIPVGSARAFAKRARDVVGAGRPVCSLCGEPMEDGHVCELPDGFR; encoded by the coding sequence ATGTCCCCCACCGTGCATGCCTTCGACTGGCCGGACCGCTTCGTGGTCGGCACGGTCGGCGAACCCGGTCAGCGCACCTTCTTCCTCCAGGTCAAGACAGGCCTCGACGTCCTCAGCGTGTCGCTCGAGAAGCAGCAGGCGGCAGCCCTGGCCGACCGCATCGACGAGGTGCTCGACACCCTGAAGGCCGAGGAGGGCAACCCGTTCAGCGTCCCCGACGGCACCCCGGTCGAGCTCGACGACCTCGACCCGCTCGACGAGCCGGTCGACGAGCTGTTCCGCGCCGGCACCATGAGCCTCGGCTGGGACCCCGCGACCTCGCAGATCGTGATCGAGGCCTTCGCGATCGCGGAGATCGAGCTCGAGGACCTCGCCTCCCAGCTCGACGCCGAGGTCGTCGAGCTCGATCTCGAGCCCGACGAGCTCCTGCGCGTCAAGATCCCCGTCGGCAGCGCGCGGGCGTTCGCGAAGCGGGCCCGCGACGTCGTGGGGGCCGGCCGACCGGTGTGCTCGCTCTGCGGCGAGCCCATGGAGGACGGCCACGTCTGCGAGCTTCCCGACGGGTTCCGGTGA
- a CDS encoding YibE/F family protein, protein MTGGHAHAAPESRRLRTIALLVIAPIALLTLAAMVWLWPSGDTQGAEDAAGTQVAGKVTSIDRVSCEDGLTGETNGCGTAQVRLLDGDAAGRDVEVDLPNGSGAPEIGEGDSVVVLVSDTPDGDVYSVVDLQRGTGLWLLVLASALALFAFGRWRGITALAGLVVTFAVLLWFIVPAILDGESPILVALVGSAAIMLSVLYLTHGFTLATTVALLGTVASFVLTGLLAYVAVAGLHLTGVTDDLSEAVGTNYDIDMRGLLLAGIVIGSLGVLDDITVTQAATVGELARANPGYGFRQLYGSANRVGRAHIASVVNTIILAYAGSSLPVLVLVVADNGSLAEAVTDQFLAQEIVRSLVATLGLIAAVPITTALAAVALSRVRDEPVPADD, encoded by the coding sequence ATGACCGGAGGCCACGCGCACGCCGCCCCCGAGTCCCGCCGTCTGCGGACCATCGCGCTGCTCGTCATCGCGCCCATCGCGCTCCTGACGCTCGCTGCGATGGTGTGGCTGTGGCCGTCGGGCGACACGCAGGGGGCCGAGGACGCCGCCGGCACGCAGGTCGCCGGCAAGGTCACCTCGATTGACCGCGTGTCGTGCGAGGACGGCCTGACGGGGGAGACCAACGGGTGCGGCACGGCACAGGTGCGGCTGCTCGACGGCGACGCCGCGGGCCGCGACGTGGAGGTCGACCTGCCCAACGGCAGCGGTGCGCCCGAGATCGGCGAGGGCGACTCGGTCGTCGTGCTGGTGAGCGACACCCCCGACGGGGACGTGTACTCGGTCGTCGACCTGCAGCGCGGCACGGGTCTGTGGCTGCTGGTACTCGCCTCGGCGCTGGCCCTGTTCGCGTTCGGACGGTGGAGGGGGATCACGGCCCTCGCCGGCCTGGTCGTGACCTTCGCGGTGCTGCTGTGGTTCATCGTCCCGGCGATCCTCGACGGGGAGTCGCCGATCCTGGTGGCCCTCGTGGGTTCGGCCGCGATCATGCTCTCGGTCCTCTACCTGACGCACGGCTTCACGCTGGCGACGACGGTGGCGCTCCTCGGCACCGTGGCCAGCTTCGTCCTGACCGGTCTGCTGGCGTACGTGGCGGTGGCGGGCCTGCACCTCACGGGCGTGACGGACGACCTGTCGGAGGCGGTCGGGACGAACTACGACATCGACATGCGCGGGCTCCTGCTCGCCGGCATCGTGATCGGTTCGCTCGGCGTGCTCGACGACATCACGGTGACGCAGGCGGCCACGGTGGGTGAGCTCGCCCGCGCCAATCCCGGGTACGGCTTCCGGCAGCTCTACGGCTCCGCGAACCGCGTCGGGCGGGCCCACATCGCCTCGGTCGTGAACACGATCATCCTCGCGTACGCCGGGTCGTCGCTGCCGGTGCTGGTGCTCGTGGTGGCCGACAACGGCTCGCTCGCCGAGGCCGTGACGGACCAGTTCCTCGCGCAGGAGATCGTGCGCAGCCTCGTGGCCACGCTCGGCCTGATCGCCGCGGTGCCGATCACCACGGCCCTCGCCGCGGTGGCGTTGAGCCGGGTCCGGGACGAGCCCGTTCCGGCGGACGACTGA
- a CDS encoding sulfurtransferase — MTAAHPRLVDAPWLQERLDDPTIRVVDATVHLTFDENGAHTESGRDTYREAHVPGATFADQALDLTEHDGEAPFAAVPSERFAEVVGGLGIGNDHTVVVYDHVNGIWATRLWWQLGLEGHDDVVVLDGGLQAWKDAGLPVAAGGASYPAATFTATRRSERVVTTADVEAATHDRSTLLINSLARESFADARIPGSVNVPFDELVDESGRLRAADELRPLFESVGALDPDVAPVTYCGGGIAATAVAFALQGLGRGDVAIYDGSMTAWTSDASRPLERD; from the coding sequence ATGACCGCTGCACACCCCCGCCTCGTCGACGCCCCGTGGCTCCAGGAGCGCCTCGACGACCCCACGATCCGCGTCGTCGACGCCACGGTGCACCTCACGTTCGACGAGAACGGGGCCCACACCGAGTCCGGTCGCGACACGTACCGCGAGGCCCACGTGCCCGGTGCCACGTTCGCCGACCAGGCCCTCGACCTGACCGAGCACGACGGTGAGGCGCCGTTCGCGGCCGTGCCGTCGGAGCGTTTCGCCGAGGTCGTCGGCGGGCTCGGCATCGGCAACGACCACACCGTCGTCGTCTACGACCACGTCAACGGCATCTGGGCGACGCGCCTCTGGTGGCAGCTCGGCCTCGAGGGACATGACGACGTCGTGGTGCTCGACGGAGGTCTCCAGGCCTGGAAGGACGCAGGTCTGCCGGTCGCGGCCGGCGGCGCGAGCTACCCGGCGGCGACGTTCACTGCGACACGTCGATCCGAGCGCGTCGTGACGACCGCGGACGTCGAGGCAGCCACCCACGACCGGTCGACGTTGCTGATCAACTCGCTCGCGCGTGAGTCCTTCGCCGATGCCCGCATCCCGGGCAGCGTGAACGTCCCGTTCGACGAGCTCGTCGACGAGAGCGGTCGGTTGCGCGCCGCCGACGAGCTGCGCCCGCTGTTCGAGTCGGTCGGAGCGCTCGACCCCGACGTCGCACCGGTCACGTACTGCGGCGGCGGCATCGCGGCCACCGCGGTCGCCTTCGCGCTGCAGGGCCTGGGTCGCGGCGACGTCGCGATCTACGACGGCTCGATGACCGCCTGGACGTCCGACGCGTCGCGGCCGCTCGAGCGCGACTGA
- a CDS encoding SCO1664 family protein yields MSPDLAHDELTLTAQIRSASNVTLAGRIGEGEGAVDVAYKPVTGERPLWDFPDGTLAGREVAAYLVSEVMGWDLVPRTWLRDGPLGPGMVQLWRESDLTQEAVTIVPAGQLPDGWHHVFDGLDAQDNVVSLVHEESVVLRRMAVFDVVVNNADRKGGHVLEMPDGHRHGIDHGLTLHAEPKLRTVLWGWVGEPLTDEELAGVDRVRDALVGDLGAALTEHVTAEEVEALAARCDHLHATATFPTPSGPMPAVPWPPF; encoded by the coding sequence GTGAGTCCCGACCTCGCCCATGACGAGCTGACGCTCACGGCGCAGATCCGCTCCGCGTCGAACGTGACCCTGGCCGGACGGATCGGCGAGGGCGAGGGCGCCGTCGACGTGGCCTACAAGCCCGTGACCGGCGAACGGCCGCTGTGGGACTTCCCGGACGGCACGCTGGCCGGCCGTGAGGTCGCCGCGTACCTCGTGTCGGAGGTCATGGGCTGGGATCTCGTGCCGCGCACGTGGCTGCGTGACGGTCCGCTCGGACCCGGCATGGTGCAGCTGTGGCGGGAGTCGGACCTGACCCAGGAGGCCGTCACGATCGTCCCGGCCGGGCAGCTCCCGGACGGCTGGCACCATGTCTTCGACGGTCTCGACGCGCAGGACAACGTGGTCTCCCTCGTGCACGAGGAGTCCGTCGTCTTGCGTCGCATGGCGGTGTTCGACGTCGTGGTCAACAACGCCGACCGCAAGGGTGGTCACGTGCTGGAGATGCCCGACGGCCACCGGCACGGCATCGACCACGGGCTGACGCTCCACGCGGAGCCCAAGCTGCGCACGGTGCTGTGGGGCTGGGTCGGCGAGCCGCTCACCGACGAGGAGCTCGCGGGCGTCGACCGCGTCCGGGACGCGCTCGTCGGCGACCTCGGCGCAGCCCTCACCGAGCACGTGACCGCCGAGGAGGTCGAGGCCCTCGCCGCACGGTGCGACCACCTGCACGCGACGGCCACCTTCCCCACGCCGAGCGGCCCCATGCCGGCCGTCCCCTGGCCGCCGTTCTAG
- the ku gene encoding non-homologous end joining protein Ku, with the protein MRAIWKGAISFGLVSVPVKVYSATSSHDLPLHQVHAEDGGRIKYQRRCEECGKVVPYEDIDRAYEEGGRRVVLSDEDFDLLPAERDHEIEVVQFVPADQVEILRLDKAYFLEPEDRALKPYTLLRRALEDTDRTAIVQFALRRKTRLAALRVRGDVLVLQTMLWDDEVRSPAFDVLGTAPKLSQRERDMASQLVESMSDDFDPGAFTDEYQEQLRDLIAQKLEKGDDAEVLVTDDSGDDSGDNVIDLMEALERSLSTKSAAKKAPAKKAAAKKTAAKKSAAKKATAKKTAKKAPAKKTATKKTAAKKKSA; encoded by the coding sequence ATGCGAGCCATCTGGAAGGGCGCGATCAGCTTCGGTCTGGTCTCGGTGCCCGTCAAGGTCTACAGCGCGACCTCGTCGCACGATCTCCCCCTGCACCAGGTGCACGCCGAGGACGGCGGGCGCATCAAGTACCAGCGTCGGTGCGAGGAGTGCGGGAAGGTCGTGCCGTACGAGGACATCGACCGCGCCTACGAGGAGGGCGGCCGCCGCGTCGTCCTGAGCGACGAGGACTTCGACCTGCTCCCCGCCGAGCGCGACCACGAGATCGAAGTCGTGCAGTTCGTGCCCGCCGACCAGGTCGAGATCCTCCGGCTCGACAAGGCGTACTTCCTCGAGCCGGAGGACAGGGCCCTCAAGCCGTACACCCTCCTGCGACGCGCGCTCGAGGACACCGACCGCACCGCGATCGTCCAGTTCGCCCTGCGGCGCAAGACCCGTCTGGCCGCGCTGCGGGTGCGCGGCGACGTCCTGGTGCTGCAGACCATGCTCTGGGACGACGAGGTCCGGTCGCCGGCGTTCGACGTGCTGGGCACCGCCCCGAAGCTCTCGCAGCGCGAGCGCGACATGGCCTCGCAGCTCGTGGAGTCCATGTCGGACGACTTCGACCCGGGCGCGTTCACCGACGAGTACCAGGAGCAGCTGCGCGACCTGATCGCCCAGAAGCTCGAGAAGGGCGACGACGCCGAGGTGCTCGTCACCGACGACAGCGGGGACGACTCCGGCGACAACGTGATCGACCTGATGGAGGCGCTGGAGCGGAGCCTGTCGACGAAGTCCGCCGCGAAGAAGGCGCCCGCGAAGAAGGCAGCCGCCAAGAAGACTGCGGCCAAGAAGTCGGCGGCCAAGAAGGCCACGGCCAAGAAGACCGCCAAGAAGGCCCCCGCGAAGAAGACTGCCACCAAGAAGACTGCGGCCAAGAAGAAGTCGGCGTGA
- a CDS encoding type 1 glutamine amidotransferase domain-containing protein, with product MTSRNALLVLTSHDDLGGVRKTGYFVGEAAHPWKVFTDAGWNVDLVSIAGGQPPEDGRDEEDPIQVEFLENDAVKKQLADTKRLSEISATDYDTVYFVGGHGAMWDFPSDPSVGSVARTIYENDGVVAAVCHGPAALTGITLGSGRSIVAGKKVAGFTNDEEEAAGLTDAVPFLLETRLTELGATVQTGPNFTENVVVDGRLVTGQNPQSAAGVAREVVEVLH from the coding sequence ATGACCTCTCGCAACGCACTGCTCGTCCTGACCAGCCACGACGACCTCGGTGGCGTGCGCAAGACCGGCTACTTCGTCGGCGAGGCCGCGCACCCGTGGAAGGTCTTCACCGACGCCGGGTGGAACGTCGACCTCGTCTCGATCGCCGGCGGCCAGCCGCCCGAGGACGGACGCGACGAGGAAGATCCGATCCAGGTCGAGTTCCTCGAGAACGACGCTGTGAAGAAGCAGCTCGCGGACACCAAGCGCCTCTCCGAGATCAGCGCCACCGACTACGACACCGTCTACTTCGTGGGCGGCCACGGGGCGATGTGGGACTTCCCGAGCGATCCCAGCGTCGGGTCCGTGGCTCGCACGATCTACGAGAACGACGGCGTCGTCGCGGCGGTCTGCCACGGGCCCGCGGCCCTCACCGGCATCACGCTGGGCAGCGGTCGCTCGATCGTCGCCGGCAAGAAGGTCGCCGGTTTCACCAACGACGAGGAGGAGGCGGCGGGCCTCACCGACGCCGTCCCGTTCCTGCTCGAGACGAGGCTCACCGAGCTCGGTGCGACGGTGCAGACCGGCCCGAACTTCACCGAGAACGTCGTCGTCGACGGCCGCCTCGTGACGGGCCAGAACCCGCAGTCCGCCGCAGGTGTGGCCCGTGAGGTCGTCGAGGTCCTGCACTGA
- the soxR gene encoding redox-sensitive transcriptional activator SoxR gives MTTTRHLMTPGDVATRSGVAISALHFYERNGLIESERTTGNQRRYRRDVLRRIGFIRVSQRVGIPLADIAASLATLPDGRTPTKQDWARLSRTWRTELDARINRLESLRDDLDGCIGCGCLSLRSCTLYNPDDVLAERGTGAIRLDRDQDSGGRGR, from the coding sequence ATGACCACGACACGCCACCTCATGACCCCCGGAGACGTCGCGACCCGATCGGGTGTGGCGATCTCGGCGCTGCACTTCTACGAGCGCAACGGGCTCATCGAGAGCGAACGCACGACCGGCAACCAGCGCCGCTACCGCCGCGACGTGCTGCGCCGCATCGGGTTCATCCGGGTGTCGCAGCGCGTGGGCATCCCGCTCGCCGACATCGCCGCCTCCCTCGCGACCCTGCCCGACGGCCGCACCCCCACCAAGCAGGACTGGGCCCGGCTGTCACGCACGTGGCGCACCGAGCTCGACGCCCGCATCAACCGGCTCGAGTCGCTCCGCGACGACCTGGACGGGTGCATCGGGTGCGGCTGCCTGTCGCTGCGCTCGTGCACGCTGTACAACCCCGACGACGTCCTGGCCGAGCGGGGCACCGGAGCGATCCGGCTCGACCGGGATCAGGACTCCGGTGGTCGCGGCCGGTAG
- a CDS encoding 2-hydroxyacid dehydrogenase: protein MSSPVLIAAPLQSDLADELVLRHGAVTEPERGVTVAVTTSAHGLTAEQIGELPDLKAIVSFGVGYDSIDLDAVRERGIVVSTTPDVLTDAVADLAIGLLIDSVRRISDSDRYVRAGSWVTLGTYPLTGHVTGRRVGVVGLGRIGQAIADRLTAFRCEIGYRNRREADVAYPWFSSVRDLAEWADVLVLAAPGGGDPLVGAPELEALGADGHLVNVGRGSLVDESALIAALTAGTIAGAGLDVFADEPDVPRELRALDSVVLAPHVGSATHDTRGAMADLVLANVAAFLERGELVTPLS, encoded by the coding sequence ATGTCGTCACCCGTGCTGATCGCCGCTCCGTTGCAGTCCGATCTCGCTGACGAACTCGTGCTCCGTCACGGGGCCGTGACGGAGCCGGAGCGGGGAGTCACGGTGGCCGTCACGACCTCCGCCCACGGCCTGACGGCGGAGCAGATCGGTGAGCTGCCGGACCTGAAGGCGATCGTGAGCTTCGGTGTGGGCTACGACTCGATCGATCTCGACGCCGTCCGGGAGCGCGGGATCGTGGTGAGCACCACGCCGGACGTCCTGACCGACGCGGTGGCCGATCTCGCGATCGGTCTGCTGATCGACTCGGTGCGGCGGATCAGCGACTCGGACCGCTACGTGCGGGCCGGCAGCTGGGTCACGCTCGGCACGTACCCGCTCACGGGTCACGTGACGGGGCGCAGGGTCGGCGTCGTCGGACTCGGCCGGATCGGGCAGGCGATCGCCGACCGGCTCACCGCGTTCCGCTGCGAGATCGGCTACCGCAACCGGCGCGAGGCCGACGTCGCGTATCCGTGGTTCTCCTCGGTCCGCGACCTGGCCGAGTGGGCCGACGTGCTGGTGCTGGCGGCCCCCGGTGGCGGGGACCCGCTCGTGGGTGCGCCCGAGCTCGAGGCGCTCGGCGCCGACGGGCACCTGGTCAACGTCGGCCGCGGCAGCCTGGTCGACGAGTCCGCGCTGATCGCGGCACTGACGGCGGGCACCATCGCCGGCGCCGGACTCGACGTCTTCGCCGACGAGCCGGACGTGCCACGGGAGCTGCGAGCGCTCGACTCGGTCGTCCTGGCCCCGCACGTCGGTTCGGCCACCCACGACACGCGTGGAGCGATGGCCGACCTGGTGCTCGCCAACGTCGCGGCGTTCCTCGAGCGCGGCGAGCTCGTGACCCCCCTCTCGTAG
- a CDS encoding MFS transporter, with protein sequence MVDSPWGRQHAGVTLGVFSLAFLFAFEALAVATVMPEVVRDLDGLSLYAVAFAAPLATSILALVVAGPTADRVGPVPVLNVGLVVFCAGVLVAGLAPSMPLFIAGRLLHGAGGGALGVALYVVIAEAYPGVMRPRVFAILTSAWVLPAVIGPSIAAGIAATVGWRWVFLGVPVLAIGAWWLVRSAGVVHQPGGTNPLSGRRIALASLAASGVLAVSAGGQRGLAAWPILVGGGLAVAIGAGVRLLPRGAWSGARGVPSMIGTRGAVGASFTLAEVNLPLLLVLGRDLPLVAVGAVLTSGAFTWCVGAVLSARWDRLADKILRVRLGAGLVAIGVAGSILAAVPEVPLVLPIAAWGVAGLGIGMAFSTISVLVLDASVDGRYGVSASALQLNDYLAASAVLAVGSVVFAGFVDSAPVAGAALLVGLAASVALLASVTAARIRTT encoded by the coding sequence GTGGTGGACTCCCCGTGGGGCCGTCAGCACGCCGGGGTGACGCTCGGGGTCTTCTCGCTGGCGTTCCTGTTCGCCTTCGAGGCCCTCGCGGTCGCGACCGTCATGCCCGAGGTCGTGCGCGACCTCGACGGCTTGTCGCTCTACGCGGTGGCGTTCGCAGCGCCGCTGGCCACGTCGATCCTCGCGCTGGTCGTGGCCGGACCGACGGCCGACCGGGTCGGTCCGGTGCCGGTGCTCAACGTGGGCCTCGTCGTGTTCTGTGCCGGCGTGCTGGTCGCCGGGCTGGCACCGTCGATGCCGCTCTTCATCGCCGGGCGGCTGCTGCACGGCGCCGGTGGTGGTGCGCTCGGTGTCGCGCTCTACGTCGTGATCGCCGAGGCCTACCCCGGCGTGATGCGGCCGCGGGTCTTCGCGATCCTCACGAGTGCGTGGGTGCTGCCGGCCGTGATCGGCCCGAGCATCGCGGCGGGGATCGCCGCGACCGTCGGGTGGCGGTGGGTCTTCCTCGGCGTCCCGGTCCTCGCGATCGGGGCCTGGTGGCTCGTCCGCTCCGCCGGCGTCGTGCACCAGCCGGGTGGCACGAACCCGTTGTCGGGCCGGCGCATCGCGCTGGCGTCGCTCGCGGCGAGCGGCGTGCTGGCCGTCAGTGCGGGAGGCCAACGCGGTCTCGCTGCCTGGCCGATCCTCGTGGGGGGCGGGCTCGCCGTGGCGATCGGTGCAGGCGTGCGTCTCCTGCCGCGCGGCGCCTGGAGCGGTGCTCGAGGTGTGCCCAGCATGATCGGGACGCGCGGCGCGGTCGGTGCGTCGTTCACGCTCGCCGAGGTCAACCTGCCGCTGCTGCTGGTCCTCGGCCGGGACCTGCCGCTCGTCGCGGTCGGCGCGGTGCTGACGTCGGGGGCGTTCACCTGGTGCGTCGGCGCCGTCCTCTCGGCGCGGTGGGACCGCCTCGCCGACAAGATCCTGCGGGTCCGCCTCGGTGCGGGCCTGGTCGCGATCGGTGTCGCGGGGTCGATCCTGGCCGCCGTGCCGGAGGTACCGCTCGTGCTCCCCATCGCGGCGTGGGGCGTCGCCGGGCTGGGCATCGGCATGGCCTTCTCGACCATCTCGGTGCTCGTGCTCGACGCGTCCGTGGACGGGAGGTACGGCGTCAGCGCGTCGGCGCTGCAGCTCAACGACTACCTGGCGGCGAGCGCCGTGCTCGCGGTCGGCAGCGTCGTCTTCGCCGGCTTCGTCGACTCCGCACCCGTCGCCGGAGCGGCCCTGCTCGTCGGTCTCGCGGCCAGTGTGGCCCTGCTCGCCTCAGTGACGGCGGCGCGGATCCGCACGACCTAG
- a CDS encoding zinc-binding dehydrogenase, translating to MRAIRHHEFGPPDVLVLEEVPDPRPAPGQLRVQVEAVGVHLLDTSIRSGESFGPMARPDLPTVPGREVAGTVDAVGEGVSAAWLGRRVVAHLGPTGGGYAEQAVVAADRAHAIPAGLTAELAVAAIGTGRTATAILDLAELGPGDVVAVTAAAGGLGVLLVQAAVAAGAQVVGLAGGPAKVELVRTLGAQVTVDYLADGWVDLVPEPTIVLDAVNGPVGQALYERLAPGGRIVRYGWSSGEENAYDDPDRPVVDVLGPTLLARLPQLERESLDAAADGSRVPLVTTFPLAGAAAAHRALQERRTTGKVVLAVGAER from the coding sequence ATGCGAGCGATCAGACATCATGAGTTCGGCCCTCCCGACGTCCTCGTGCTCGAGGAGGTCCCCGACCCGCGACCCGCCCCGGGTCAGCTCCGCGTCCAGGTGGAGGCGGTCGGCGTGCACCTCCTCGACACGTCGATCCGGTCAGGGGAGTCCTTCGGGCCGATGGCGCGACCGGACCTGCCGACCGTGCCGGGGCGGGAGGTCGCCGGCACGGTCGACGCCGTGGGGGAGGGCGTGTCCGCGGCCTGGCTGGGTCGGCGCGTCGTCGCCCACCTCGGACCGACGGGCGGTGGGTACGCCGAGCAGGCCGTCGTGGCTGCCGACCGGGCGCACGCGATCCCGGCGGGCCTGACGGCCGAGCTCGCGGTCGCCGCGATCGGGACCGGACGCACTGCGACCGCGATCCTCGACCTGGCGGAGCTCGGGCCGGGCGACGTGGTCGCCGTGACGGCCGCCGCCGGCGGTCTCGGGGTGCTGCTGGTGCAGGCGGCCGTGGCGGCAGGTGCTCAGGTCGTCGGGCTCGCCGGCGGTCCCGCGAAGGTCGAGCTCGTCCGCACGCTGGGCGCCCAGGTGACCGTGGACTACCTGGCCGACGGCTGGGTCGACCTGGTGCCGGAGCCGACGATCGTCCTCGACGCCGTGAACGGGCCGGTCGGACAGGCGCTCTACGAGCGACTCGCGCCCGGCGGACGGATCGTCCGCTACGGGTGGTCCTCGGGCGAGGAGAACGCGTACGACGACCCTGACCGACCGGTCGTCGACGTGCTCGGTCCGACGCTCCTCGCCCGCCTGCCCCAGCTCGAGCGCGAGTCGCTCGACGCGGCTGCTGACGGCTCCCGGGTGCCACTCGTCACCACCTTTCCGCTGGCCGGAGCTGCCGCGGCACACCGGGCCCTCCAGGAGCGTCGGACGACCGGCAAGGTCGTGCTCGCGGTGGGCGCGGAGCGGTGA